A region of Bifidobacterium adolescentis ATCC 15703 DNA encodes the following proteins:
- a CDS encoding UPF0182 family membrane protein, protein MSFFDMFGPMFDPEGGSNRAGRQNPRKPSNDDPIILNVETDGGDGPQPSSNVPPKRPSGPRITSKPNRPRKPSNGSKIFIGVVLALAIVIGLFFALAQFVTDVMWYSQLGFQSVIWTQLGTRVGLWLAYAVLIAAVGFISATLAIWARPDAADGSTIRVNGDTIEIGKSVSSKSARRIAVVISLIVGLVFGSQFNANWSEILLMFNSQSFGTKDPQFGIDNGFYVFVLPGLKLIMSAVSLLLLAGIIFSIVTHVLMGGIRITMPVNGHGLFRITKRARRQIGIWLMLNMFAWAANQVLGVFSHLTEEGSRITGATYTTVNATIPVTFIMAAITAILGVILGLWIMKSHTLEGSAPIAARASEALKAWKVPTVAIASAIVVSLVLTVAWPVLLQRFRVNPNAQEMESTYIQRNIDATRAAYGLDKVKAEQYKATTEGEEGALADSAESTAQIRLLDPQIISPTFKQLQQSKQYYTFADTVAVDKYDVDGVSQDTVIAARELDLDGLDNRNWVNDHTVYTHGYGVVAAYGNKVTADGQPKFFEAGIPTQGKLTDSEKYEPRIYFSPNATEYSIVGAPEGTKSWEFDYPTGSEGATNTFKGDGGPKIGNIFSRLLYAIRFGSDQILFSNRVNSNSQILYDRSPKERVAKVAPYLTLDGRVYPAVVDGRVKWIVDGYTTSDAYPYSQMTDLGEATKDSTTESSDTVSSLNSKNANYIRNSVKATVDAYDGSVDLYVWDQSDPVVKAWEKIFPGQYHQLSEISGDLMSHMRYPESLFKVQRELLAKYHVSSANQFFSGEDFWQTPVDPTESQQAQQRDILQPPYYLTLQTGGSSEPVFSLTSSYIPAGSSTREILTGFLSVDSDAGHEKGKIGSSYGTIRLQELPKDSNVPGPGQAQNNFNASADVSKELNLLESGSTNVQRGNLLTLPLGGGLVYVQPVYVKSSGSTSFPLLKKVLVAFGDQVGFADTLDEALDQVFGGDSGASAGDAENVGDTTDDKQDAKNDDSADGKTNTDGKQDTPSNTDGKTGGNNGDSSGTMSADLKKALDDAAQAMKDSDAAMKKGDWSAYGDAQKQLQEALNKAIELEQ, encoded by the coding sequence ATGTCTTTCTTTGATATGTTTGGTCCCATGTTCGATCCCGAAGGCGGCTCGAACCGTGCCGGCAGGCAGAATCCGCGCAAACCCAGCAACGACGATCCGATCATCCTCAACGTCGAAACCGACGGAGGGGACGGTCCGCAACCATCGTCGAACGTTCCCCCGAAACGACCTTCGGGCCCCCGCATCACCAGCAAGCCGAACCGTCCGCGCAAACCGTCGAACGGCAGCAAGATCTTCATCGGCGTGGTGCTGGCGCTCGCCATCGTCATCGGACTGTTCTTCGCGCTCGCGCAGTTCGTCACCGATGTCATGTGGTACAGCCAGCTCGGCTTCCAAAGCGTGATTTGGACGCAGCTGGGCACCAGGGTCGGCCTCTGGCTGGCGTACGCGGTGCTTATCGCCGCAGTCGGCTTCATCTCCGCCACGCTGGCGATATGGGCGCGTCCCGACGCTGCGGACGGCTCCACCATCCGCGTGAACGGCGACACCATCGAAATCGGCAAGAGCGTGAGCTCCAAGAGCGCTCGACGCATCGCCGTGGTCATCTCCCTGATTGTCGGACTGGTGTTCGGCTCCCAGTTCAACGCGAACTGGTCCGAAATCCTGCTCATGTTCAACTCGCAAAGCTTCGGCACCAAGGATCCGCAGTTCGGCATCGACAACGGCTTCTACGTGTTCGTGCTGCCCGGACTGAAACTCATCATGTCCGCTGTCTCGCTGTTGCTGCTCGCTGGCATCATCTTCTCCATCGTCACCCACGTGCTTATGGGCGGCATCCGCATCACCATGCCGGTGAACGGCCATGGCCTGTTCCGCATCACCAAACGCGCCCGCCGCCAGATCGGCATCTGGCTGATGCTCAACATGTTCGCCTGGGCCGCCAATCAGGTTCTGGGAGTGTTCTCGCACCTGACCGAGGAAGGCAGCAGAATCACCGGTGCCACCTACACCACGGTGAACGCCACCATCCCCGTCACGTTCATCATGGCCGCCATCACCGCCATCCTTGGCGTGATACTGGGCCTGTGGATTATGAAATCCCATACGTTGGAAGGTTCCGCACCCATCGCGGCACGTGCTTCCGAAGCGCTCAAGGCGTGGAAGGTGCCGACCGTGGCCATCGCCTCCGCCATCGTGGTGAGCCTGGTGCTTACCGTGGCCTGGCCGGTGCTGCTGCAGCGCTTCCGCGTCAATCCGAACGCGCAGGAAATGGAATCCACCTATATCCAGCGCAACATCGACGCCACCCGCGCCGCGTACGGCTTGGACAAGGTGAAGGCCGAACAGTACAAGGCCACCACCGAAGGCGAGGAAGGCGCATTGGCTGATTCCGCGGAATCCACCGCTCAGATCCGCCTGCTCGACCCGCAGATTATCTCCCCGACGTTCAAACAGCTGCAGCAGTCCAAGCAGTACTACACGTTCGCCGACACCGTCGCGGTCGACAAATACGACGTCGACGGCGTCAGCCAGGACACGGTGATCGCCGCGCGCGAACTCGATCTGGACGGTCTCGACAACCGCAACTGGGTCAACGACCACACCGTGTACACGCACGGCTATGGCGTTGTGGCCGCCTACGGCAACAAGGTGACCGCCGACGGCCAGCCGAAGTTCTTCGAAGCGGGCATCCCCACCCAAGGCAAGCTCACCGATTCCGAAAAGTACGAGCCGCGCATCTACTTCTCTCCGAACGCCACCGAATATTCGATCGTAGGCGCTCCGGAAGGCACCAAATCCTGGGAATTCGACTATCCGACCGGTTCGGAAGGCGCCACCAACACCTTCAAGGGCGATGGCGGTCCGAAGATCGGCAACATCTTCTCCAGACTGCTGTACGCCATCCGCTTCGGCTCCGACCAGATCCTGTTCTCCAACCGTGTGAACTCCAATTCGCAGATTCTCTACGACCGTTCCCCGAAGGAACGTGTGGCCAAAGTCGCGCCGTATCTGACGCTTGACGGCCGCGTATACCCGGCCGTGGTGGACGGACGGGTCAAGTGGATCGTGGACGGCTACACCACTTCGGACGCCTACCCATACTCTCAGATGACCGACTTGGGCGAGGCCACCAAGGACTCCACCACGGAATCCTCCGACACGGTAAGCAGCCTGAACTCGAAGAACGCCAACTACATCCGCAATTCCGTGAAAGCCACCGTGGACGCATACGACGGTTCCGTGGACCTGTATGTATGGGACCAGTCCGACCCGGTCGTCAAAGCCTGGGAGAAGATCTTCCCCGGCCAGTACCACCAGCTGTCGGAAATCTCCGGCGACCTGATGAGCCACATGCGTTATCCGGAAAGCCTGTTCAAGGTGCAGCGCGAACTGCTGGCCAAATACCACGTGTCCAGCGCCAACCAGTTCTTCTCCGGAGAGGATTTCTGGCAGACCCCCGTCGACCCGACCGAATCGCAGCAGGCGCAACAGCGAGACATCCTGCAGCCGCCGTACTATCTGACGCTGCAGACCGGCGGCTCCAGCGAACCGGTGTTCTCGCTGACCTCGTCGTACATTCCCGCAGGCTCGTCCACCAGGGAAATCCTGACCGGCTTCCTGTCGGTCGATTCCGACGCGGGCCACGAGAAAGGCAAAATCGGCTCGAGCTACGGCACCATACGATTGCAGGAACTGCCGAAGGATTCCAACGTGCCGGGCCCCGGCCAGGCGCAGAACAACTTCAACGCGTCCGCCGACGTGTCGAAGGAACTCAACCTGCTCGAATCCGGCTCGACCAATGTGCAGCGCGGCAACCTGCTCACCCTGCCTCTCGGCGGAGGCCTGGTCTACGTGCAGCCGGTGTACGTCAAATCGTCCGGCTCCACCAGCTTCCCGCTGCTGAAGAAGGTGCTCGTCGCATTCGGCGACCAGGTCGGCTTCGCCGACACGCTGGACGAGGCTCTCGACCAGGTGTTCGGCGGCGATTCCGGCGCGTCCGCAGGCGACGCCGAAAACGTGGGCGACACCACCGATGACAAGCAGGATGCTAAGAACGACGATTCCGCCGATGGCAAGACCAACACTGACGGCAAGCAGGACACGCCATCCAATACCGACGGTAAGACCGGCGGCAATAATGGCGATTCGTCCGGCACGATGAGCGCCGACCTGAAGAAGGCACTCGACGATGCCGCACAGGCCATGAAGGATTCCGATGCCGCCATGAAGAAGGGCGATTGGTCCGCCTACGGCGACGCTCAGAAGCAGCTTCAGGAAGCACTGAACAAGGCCATCGAACTCGAACAGTGA
- a CDS encoding GNAT family N-acetyltransferase, with protein sequence MADYSFRIATQDDIQAITDIYNAAVIRGGSSADTTPRTYAQRKAWVESHHDPYAVFVTTVPATDAATEGGERIIGFSALSVFYDRAGYDGVTDLAYYIAPEWQGRGAGTFTLARLLDECRNRHMRKACGIIFADNRGSIALMKHFGFTQFGLMPQAATDSTGTMRDMSYWHLDL encoded by the coding sequence ATGGCCGACTATTCTTTCCGCATCGCGACGCAAGACGATATCCAAGCGATCACCGACATCTACAACGCGGCAGTCATCCGCGGCGGCTCGTCCGCCGACACCACGCCACGTACCTACGCGCAACGCAAGGCATGGGTGGAATCGCACCACGATCCATATGCGGTGTTCGTCACCACCGTGCCTGCCACGGATGCAGCCACGGAAGGCGGCGAACGGATCATCGGCTTCTCCGCGCTGTCCGTGTTCTACGACCGCGCCGGCTACGACGGCGTCACCGACCTCGCCTACTACATCGCCCCCGAATGGCAGGGCAGGGGAGCGGGCACCTTCACACTGGCCAGACTGCTTGACGAATGCCGAAACCGCCACATGCGCAAAGCCTGCGGCATCATCTTCGCCGACAACCGCGGATCCATCGCACTGATGAAACATTTCGGATTCACCCAATTCGGACTCATGCCCCAAGCCGCCACCGACTCCACCGGAACCATGCGCGACATGAGCTACTGGCATCTCGACCTGTAA
- the pth gene encoding aminoacyl-tRNA hydrolase, whose translation MASDFWLIAGLGNPGSKYEGTRHNMGFMTADVLAERWSVNFSDHKGLAMLGKGVMNLSGRNVKFFLAKPLTYMNESGNAVASISAYYQIEPDHIVVIHDDMDLDFGRIKVKAGGSAGGHNGIKSIDRSLGTPKYARVRMGVGHAQRGAHAHDNTVNWVLGGFGPDQRKQLPEFLADGADAAETIIFDGLAKAQERFNGR comes from the coding sequence ATGGCATCTGATTTCTGGCTGATCGCAGGACTGGGCAACCCCGGCTCCAAATATGAGGGCACCCGCCACAACATGGGCTTCATGACCGCCGACGTGCTGGCCGAACGCTGGTCCGTCAACTTCTCCGACCACAAGGGACTCGCCATGCTCGGCAAAGGCGTGATGAACCTATCCGGCCGCAACGTCAAATTCTTCCTCGCCAAGCCACTCACCTACATGAACGAATCCGGCAACGCGGTCGCCTCCATCAGCGCCTACTACCAGATCGAACCGGACCATATCGTGGTTATCCACGACGACATGGACCTCGACTTCGGCAGAATCAAAGTCAAAGCCGGCGGCTCCGCAGGCGGGCACAACGGCATCAAATCCATCGACCGTTCGCTCGGCACCCCGAAATACGCGCGCGTGCGCATGGGCGTCGGCCACGCCCAACGCGGAGCCCACGCGCACGACAACACCGTGAACTGGGTGCTGGGCGGCTTCGGACCGGACCAACGCAAGCAGCTCCCCGAATTCCTCGCCGACGGTGCCGACGCGGCCGAAACCATCATCTTCGACGGTCTCGCCAAAGCCCAGGAGCGATTCAATGGCCGCTGA
- the mfd gene encoding transcription-repair coupling factor, producing MAAEPTSPAQPPQLPTAGSLAGILDVLETDDDFRALIAGEIEEPESDIDPSITVGVPDGLRPALAAGAAGKQPVVLVVASSREAEETVESIRSWYDGDPNDVAQLEAWETLPHERLSPRADTVASRMAVFRRLKHPEEGSTLFGPIRILVMPVRSLIQPVVAGLGDVEPLVFSQGEELLLDEASRKLVENAYTRVDLVMDRGEFAVRGGIIDVFPPTLPHPVRIEFFGDEIDTIREFHASDQRTYGKDISTVWATPCRELQLTDQIRQRAKSLIGSIPNAEDMLGSIANAIPVEGMESLLPALVDDMEPVQGMLPKHALVMLSDPEKLRRAADDLAKTANEFLAASWHVAASGHGAGAPITFDQANFYDFEETISALVFSKHDVWKLTSFGVDATREGHIQLDATKPGEYRGDENKAASGIEGLLDAGYAVTITAAAQGTLTRLKRAINETGIANFDCVRSHAIDGFVDDAAKIALLTERDLTGRTSAAGQAKTPKRRRKAIDLMELKTGDYVVHEQHGIGRFVEMRQRTIGKGENQTTREYLVIEYAPSKRGAPADKLFIPTDQLDQVSKYIGAETPKLNKLGGSDWAATKAKARKHVHEIAEDLVKLYSARQRTKGYAFSKDTPWQKELEDAFPYQETADQLTTIDEVKSDMEKPIPMDRLICGDVGFGKTEIAVRAAFKAVQDSKQVAVLVPTTLLVQQHFETFTERFEGFPVNVAAMSRFQTAKEINETIKGLEDGSVDVVIGTHKLLNPKIKFKDLGLVIIDEEQRFGVEHKETLKALRTNVDVLSLSATPIPRTLEMAVTGIREMSTLATPPEDRLPVLTYVGAYEDAQVTAAIRRELLRGGQVFYVHNRVQDISSVAAKIHELVPESHVGIAHGKMGEKQLDGVIRDFWHRDIDVLVCTTIIETGLDISNANTLIVDHADRFGLSQLHQLRGRVGRGRERAYAYFLYDPTKPMTQQSHDRLATIAQNTALGSGFDVAMKDLELRGTGNLLGDEQSGHIEGVGFDLYVRMVSEAVEQYKEPERKESVAVTIDLPIEASIPVDYIDSDKLRLEAYQKLASARTEDDLDELRDELTDRYGKPPVDFEALFDVARLRFKARKLGISEIIAQGRNVRVSKFEPRESVQMRMARIYKGIQYRPLTKTYLVPAPFAGSLGSKPMSSDEVVGWTSQLLDDLDWKPTPRQ from the coding sequence ATGGCCGCTGAACCGACGTCTCCGGCGCAACCACCGCAACTGCCGACCGCAGGCTCGCTTGCCGGCATCCTCGACGTGCTGGAAACCGATGACGATTTCCGCGCGCTCATCGCCGGGGAAATCGAAGAACCGGAATCAGACATCGACCCCAGCATCACCGTCGGTGTGCCGGACGGCCTACGCCCGGCGCTCGCAGCCGGCGCTGCGGGCAAACAGCCGGTCGTGCTCGTCGTCGCCTCCAGCCGCGAAGCTGAGGAAACCGTGGAGTCCATCCGTTCCTGGTATGACGGAGACCCAAACGATGTGGCGCAGCTTGAAGCATGGGAGACCCTTCCCCATGAACGGCTTTCACCACGCGCGGACACTGTGGCAAGCCGCATGGCGGTGTTCCGCAGGCTGAAGCATCCCGAAGAGGGCAGCACGCTGTTCGGCCCCATCCGCATTCTGGTCATGCCGGTGCGCTCCCTCATCCAACCGGTGGTCGCAGGCTTGGGGGACGTCGAACCACTCGTGTTCTCCCAAGGCGAGGAACTGCTTCTTGACGAAGCATCCCGCAAACTGGTGGAAAACGCGTACACGCGCGTCGACTTGGTGATGGACCGTGGCGAATTCGCCGTCCGCGGTGGCATCATCGACGTTTTTCCGCCCACTCTGCCGCATCCGGTGCGTATCGAATTCTTCGGCGACGAGATCGACACCATACGTGAATTCCACGCATCCGACCAGCGCACCTACGGTAAGGATATTTCCACCGTATGGGCCACGCCATGCCGTGAACTGCAGTTGACCGACCAGATTCGCCAACGTGCGAAATCGCTGATCGGCTCCATTCCCAACGCCGAGGACATGCTCGGATCCATCGCCAACGCCATCCCGGTGGAAGGCATGGAATCGCTGCTGCCCGCGCTGGTCGACGATATGGAACCGGTGCAGGGCATGCTGCCCAAGCATGCGCTGGTCATGCTGTCCGACCCGGAAAAACTTCGTCGCGCCGCCGACGATCTGGCGAAAACCGCCAACGAATTCCTTGCCGCAAGCTGGCACGTCGCCGCATCCGGACATGGCGCCGGAGCGCCGATCACCTTCGACCAGGCGAATTTCTACGATTTCGAGGAAACCATCTCCGCACTCGTCTTCTCCAAACATGACGTGTGGAAACTCACCAGCTTCGGCGTCGACGCCACCCGGGAAGGCCACATCCAACTTGATGCCACCAAACCCGGTGAATACCGCGGTGACGAAAACAAAGCGGCCTCCGGCATCGAAGGACTGCTCGACGCCGGCTATGCGGTGACGATCACGGCCGCGGCCCAAGGCACACTCACCCGACTGAAGCGTGCGATCAACGAAACCGGCATCGCGAATTTCGATTGCGTCCGATCGCACGCCATCGACGGTTTCGTGGACGACGCCGCGAAAATCGCCCTGCTCACCGAACGCGACCTGACCGGCCGCACATCCGCCGCAGGACAGGCGAAAACGCCGAAACGCCGACGCAAGGCCATCGACCTGATGGAACTCAAAACGGGCGATTACGTCGTGCACGAACAGCATGGCATCGGCCGGTTCGTCGAGATGCGCCAACGTACCATCGGCAAAGGCGAGAACCAGACCACCCGAGAATACCTGGTCATCGAATACGCTCCCAGCAAACGAGGCGCGCCGGCGGACAAACTGTTCATCCCCACCGACCAGCTCGACCAGGTCAGCAAATACATCGGCGCCGAAACGCCGAAACTCAACAAGCTGGGCGGTTCCGACTGGGCCGCCACCAAAGCCAAGGCGCGCAAGCATGTGCATGAGATCGCCGAGGATCTGGTCAAGCTCTACTCGGCACGCCAGCGTACGAAAGGCTATGCCTTCAGCAAGGACACGCCGTGGCAGAAGGAGCTGGAGGACGCTTTCCCCTATCAGGAGACGGCCGACCAGCTCACCACCATCGACGAGGTCAAGTCGGATATGGAGAAACCCATTCCGATGGACCGTCTGATCTGCGGCGATGTGGGCTTTGGCAAAACCGAAATCGCGGTGCGCGCCGCGTTCAAGGCGGTGCAGGATTCCAAGCAGGTGGCCGTGCTCGTGCCGACCACACTGCTCGTGCAACAGCATTTCGAGACTTTCACCGAACGTTTCGAAGGCTTCCCCGTGAACGTGGCTGCCATGAGCCGATTCCAGACCGCCAAGGAGATCAACGAGACCATCAAGGGGCTTGAAGACGGTTCCGTGGATGTGGTCATCGGCACGCACAAGCTGCTCAATCCGAAGATCAAGTTCAAGGATCTGGGACTCGTCATCATCGACGAGGAACAGCGTTTCGGCGTCGAGCACAAGGAGACGCTCAAGGCGTTGCGCACCAATGTGGACGTGCTGAGCCTGTCGGCAACGCCTATCCCGCGCACGTTGGAAATGGCTGTCACCGGTATCCGCGAAATGTCCACGCTGGCCACGCCGCCGGAGGATCGCCTGCCGGTGCTCACCTACGTCGGCGCTTACGAGGACGCGCAGGTCACCGCCGCCATCCGGCGCGAGCTGTTGCGTGGTGGGCAGGTGTTCTACGTGCACAATCGTGTGCAGGACATCTCCTCCGTCGCGGCGAAAATCCACGAGCTCGTGCCCGAATCGCATGTCGGCATAGCCCACGGCAAGATGGGGGAGAAACAGCTTGACGGTGTGATCCGCGACTTCTGGCATCGCGACATCGACGTGCTGGTATGCACCACCATCATCGAAACCGGCCTTGATATCTCCAACGCCAACACGCTGATCGTCGACCATGCCGACCGCTTCGGCTTGAGCCAATTGCATCAGCTGCGTGGCCGCGTCGGTCGTGGACGTGAGCGCGCGTATGCGTACTTCCTGTACGATCCGACCAAGCCGATGACCCAGCAATCGCATGACAGGCTCGCCACCATCGCGCAGAACACCGCGCTCGGCTCTGGCTTCGACGTAGCCATGAAGGATCTCGAATTGCGCGGCACCGGCAATTTGCTGGGCGATGAGCAGAGCGGCCATATCGAAGGCGTCGGCTTCGACCTGTACGTGCGTATGGTGTCCGAAGCGGTCGAACAGTACAAGGAGCCGGAACGCAAGGAATCGGTTGCCGTCACCATCGACCTGCCGATCGAGGCGTCCATTCCCGTCGACTACATCGATTCGGACAAACTGCGATTGGAAGCGTACCAGAAACTCGCCTCCGCACGCACCGAAGACGATCTCGACGAGCTGCGCGACGAACTCACCGACCGTTACGGCAAGCCGCCCGTCGATTTCGAGGCGCTGTTCGACGTGGCGCGGTTGCGGTTCAAGGCTCGCAAGCTCGGCATTTCCGAGATCATCGCGCAAGGACGCAACGTGCGCGTGTCGAAGTTCGAGCCGCGTGAATCCGTGCAGATGCGCATGGCCAGAATCTACAAAGGCATCCAGTACCGGCCGTTGACCAAGACGTATCTGGTACCGGCTCCATTCGCAGGCTCGCTTGGTTCCAAGCCGATGAGCTCGGACGAAGTGGTCGGATGGACCAGTCAATTGCTTGACGATTTGGACTGGAAACCGACACCGCGTCAATGA
- the eno gene encoding phosphopyruvate hydratase, whose amino-acid sequence MAVIESVYARQILDSRGNPTVEVVLDTDDGAQGLGLVPSGASTGEAEAWERRDGDKSVYQGKGVLNAVKAVNEEIAPKVIGMDASDQRALDETMIELDGTPNKGRLGANAILGVSLAALYASAESADQPLYRYIGGTNGHILPVPNMNIMNGGAHADFATDIQEYMISPYGFNTYSEALQAGVEVYHTLKNVLKKQGLNTGLGDEGGFAPKMKSNKDSLNYIMDAISAAGYEPGKQIGISLDVASSEFYNKETGKYHFEGDDREAGYMLDFYENLINEYPIVSIEDPFQEEGWDDWAAITAKLGDRLQFVGDDLLVTNPARLAKGIKLGAANSLLVKLNQIGTVTETLDAIELATKNGFTSMVSHRSGETPDTTISDLAVAKNTGQIKTGAPARGERIAKYNRLLEIEEELGSTAQYAGYSAFKACKKYIAE is encoded by the coding sequence GTGGCAGTAATTGAAAGCGTTTACGCGCGTCAGATTCTCGATTCCCGCGGCAACCCGACCGTCGAGGTCGTTCTTGACACCGATGACGGTGCTCAGGGCCTGGGCCTCGTTCCGTCCGGTGCTTCCACCGGCGAAGCCGAGGCTTGGGAGCGTCGCGATGGCGACAAGTCTGTTTACCAGGGCAAGGGTGTGCTCAACGCCGTCAAGGCCGTGAACGAGGAGATCGCTCCGAAGGTCATCGGCATGGACGCTTCCGATCAGCGCGCTCTCGATGAGACCATGATCGAGCTCGACGGCACCCCGAACAAGGGCCGTCTGGGCGCCAACGCCATCCTCGGCGTGTCCCTGGCCGCTCTGTACGCTTCCGCCGAGTCCGCGGATCAGCCGCTGTACCGCTACATCGGCGGCACCAACGGCCACATCCTGCCGGTCCCGAACATGAACATCATGAACGGTGGCGCCCACGCTGACTTCGCCACCGACATCCAGGAGTACATGATCTCCCCGTACGGCTTCAACACCTACAGCGAGGCTCTGCAGGCTGGCGTCGAGGTCTACCACACCCTGAAGAACGTCCTGAAGAAGCAGGGCCTGAACACCGGCCTCGGCGACGAGGGCGGCTTCGCTCCGAAGATGAAGTCCAACAAGGACTCCCTGAACTACATCATGGACGCCATCTCCGCCGCCGGCTACGAGCCGGGCAAGCAGATCGGCATCTCCCTCGATGTGGCTTCCTCCGAGTTCTACAACAAGGAGACCGGCAAGTACCACTTCGAAGGCGACGACCGTGAGGCCGGCTACATGCTCGACTTCTACGAGAACCTCATCAACGAGTACCCGATCGTCTCCATCGAGGATCCGTTCCAGGAAGAAGGCTGGGACGACTGGGCGGCCATCACCGCCAAGCTCGGCGATCGCCTGCAGTTCGTCGGCGACGACCTGCTGGTCACCAACCCGGCACGTCTGGCCAAGGGCATCAAGCTCGGCGCCGCCAACTCCCTGCTGGTCAAGCTCAACCAGATCGGCACCGTCACCGAGACCCTCGACGCCATCGAGCTGGCCACCAAGAACGGCTTCACCTCCATGGTTTCCCACCGTTCCGGCGAGACCCCGGACACCACCATCTCCGACCTGGCTGTGGCAAAGAACACCGGCCAGATCAAGACCGGTGCCCCGGCTCGTGGCGAGCGTATCGCCAAGTACAACCGCCTGCTCGAGATTGAGGAGGAGCTCGGCTCCACCGCTCAGTACGCCGGCTACAGCGCTTTCAAGGCCTGCAAGAAGTACATCGCCGAGTGA
- a CDS encoding FtsB family cell division protein, translated as MSSKARKKPSQRGGAGPVAFFVALFIVALGTIQLASTFHTYALNLAELNGLKKQEAALVAQKRELENDIARWDDKAYVTAQARDRLGFVFPGEQAIRVEHPEAVTGKSEPKKGTTYDESPKTALPWYKELAYSFKQADRSDPVKADSTKQSQHAGEEDKQDSQQQTGQSQQDGQQPSEDGQE; from the coding sequence ATGAGTTCGAAGGCACGAAAAAAACCATCACAACGCGGCGGCGCCGGCCCGGTCGCGTTCTTCGTGGCATTGTTCATCGTGGCTTTGGGAACCATCCAGTTGGCATCGACATTCCATACCTATGCGTTGAATCTGGCAGAGCTTAACGGACTGAAAAAACAGGAAGCGGCGTTGGTCGCGCAGAAACGCGAGCTGGAGAACGATATCGCAAGATGGGATGACAAGGCGTATGTCACCGCCCAGGCCAGGGATCGTTTGGGATTCGTCTTCCCCGGCGAACAGGCGATTCGTGTCGAGCATCCCGAAGCGGTGACCGGCAAGAGCGAGCCGAAAAAAGGGACGACATACGACGAATCACCGAAAACCGCCCTGCCGTGGTATAAGGAGCTTGCATATTCCTTCAAGCAGGCGGATCGGTCGGATCCCGTGAAGGCCGACTCGACGAAACAGTCGCAGCATGCCGGCGAAGAAGACAAACAGGACAGTCAACAACAGACTGGCCAATCGCAACAGGACGGTCAGCAGCCGTCAGAAGACGGACAGGAGTGA
- a CDS encoding DUF501 domain-containing protein, protein MTIIEQAKGLADKVLAQPATEHDIAVVERQLGRYPRGMVAVGARCVCGRPLAVVTRPLLPGGVPFPTTCYLTGPEAVKAISHIEAEGKMKEYNDMLAENEDLRAGYERAHELYLAFRHEIALALEDSEEHIEGTSAGGMPVRVKCLHALLAQTLVMGEGANPIGDMALSAIKHEFDPAVCRCAVENEE, encoded by the coding sequence ATGACGATTATCGAACAGGCCAAGGGTTTGGCGGACAAAGTGCTTGCCCAACCCGCCACCGAACATGATATCGCCGTGGTGGAGCGTCAGCTTGGACGTTACCCGCGCGGCATGGTCGCCGTCGGAGCCCGTTGCGTATGCGGCCGGCCTTTGGCTGTGGTCACCCGGCCGTTGCTTCCAGGCGGTGTCCCGTTCCCGACGACCTGCTATCTGACCGGGCCCGAAGCGGTGAAGGCCATCTCCCACATCGAAGCCGAAGGCAAGATGAAGGAATACAACGATATGCTGGCCGAAAACGAGGATCTGCGTGCCGGATACGAACGTGCCCACGAACTGTACCTCGCGTTCCGCCATGAAATCGCTTTGGCCTTGGAAGACAGCGAGGAACACATCGAAGGCACCAGTGCCGGCGGCATGCCGGTGCGTGTCAAATGCCTGCATGCGTTGTTGGCCCAGACGCTGGTGATGGGTGAGGGCGCCAACCCCATCGGTGATATGGCCCTGTCCGCCATCAAACATGAGTTCGATCCGGCCGTATGCCGTTGCGCAGTGGAAAACGAAGAGTAG